In a genomic window of Clavelina lepadiformis chromosome 7, kaClaLepa1.1, whole genome shotgun sequence:
- the LOC143464692 gene encoding uncharacterized protein LOC143464692 isoform X2, producing the protein MDIYHFVIVLASALNGGQSEVDPYTLAVAPGQNFSFTCKTRRRHPSEDIEWQLIQPYNSVIQLGKNFTKIAEKKEDGTLYKTGQITCRLAETENDTVNTIYCLNNAAVWKKKSWKNFFNPPKQVVLRVECFQSIISNANLHIRLLPKPPSLSCLILDGNELHCRWRDQGNETHYTLIYHTTEIGYQQTHFEACNGTRDTSCVVKFDKDQLEILKLFYYMRLNITLEATNLVGSNSTSMNCYPAAIPSAPKGIVLRSKYYADEREYLHVGDDNQGKALLERLQNNENHFSWECWNAFCETPPDNNNAFDWTSKTLFTKNGEMTADMLDLMANTSYVVRARYKAQNFSPNLCSPNVWSDFSYSNVTKTEPIKPGKTEVAMLWFEHPTEFVQKFLVHDESFILAWKEDNNPRYNYNLISAYSLTLNYSGDNKAKSNDFSNCAVQFKAMNEIGSSKVETCAFASEMAVKVNAFTVSPSSDTLAVIDVELSCQSFINESWFPCSNATAVIEEQYSLVVFFWPIGEGVVPTENLIRQPSQVNIWKSDSITINVTMHSKSLKKGALTVSVHKPAEESPLLLRYPKHTKDSPVDTESTLQFKSIRLDSYYGNHFRGNLSYNFTKHNPYQFAVSLKSNEAIGPASLSADGYIFGTQAPSGSPNNVTVKKDSSIVEWQPVDLQQQHGRIIQYQVYISTKENCGRFPQKLMGYESCAEECPKPDDVKRFDVSPAGGRKNIIQNYIIPNVKGHISKSIKNSTLVEGRHYIRISAKNQDGEGPCSETVLGFVNKSSGYGVPVIIVAVLVTTAVVVSITLYIKDRISFKKFFPPPPTPSIARCVISDDTFKILSHRTVAEQLDLISDDLSTWGPPRGYSDGIPDRLNLEGNNAGQGCAPYTSMAKTLESTPLGKTENCQERDKSLEDFDCVENSEDDDSDTEHSSQNRDNSGSSEGYTHPCFDECANC; encoded by the exons ATGGATATTTATCATTTCGTCATCGTGCTAGCATCAGCGTTGAACGGGG gTCAATCTGAGGTTGATCCATACACTCTTGCCGTAGCTCCCGGCCAAAATTTTTCCTTCACATGCAAAACAAGGCGACGTCATCCCAGCGAG GACATCGAATGGCAGCTTATTCAACCCTATAATAGCGTCATACAACTAGGCaagaattttacaaaaattgcagaaaaaaagGAAGACGGAACTTTATATAAGACTGGACAG ATAACCTGTCGACTGGCTGAGACTGAAAATGACACAGTGAATACGATTTATTGTTTAAACAATGCAGCAGTGTGGAAAAAG AAATCCTGGAAAAATTTCTTCAATCCCCCAAAACAAGTTGTCTTGCGGGTTGAATGCTTCCAATCTATCATATCAAATGCTAACTTACATATCAGAC ttttaccaAAACCTCCGAGTCTGTCTTGTTTGATACTTGATGGCAACGAGCTTCACTGCAGATGGAGAGACCAAGGCAACGAAACTCATTACACTTTGATTTATCACACAACTGAAAT CGGATATCAACAGACGCATTTTGAAGCTTGTAATGGAACACGGGACACTTCTTGTGTTGTAAAGTTTGACAAGGACCAGCTTGAAATccttaaattgttttactACATGAGATTGAATATCACACTGGAAGCCACCAACCTTGTGGGGTCAAACAGTACCTCCATGAACTGTTATCCAGCAG CAATTCCCAGTGCACCTAAAGGAATCGTGCTACGCAGCAAATATTATGCTGATGAGCGTGAG TATCTTCATGTTGGTGATGACAACCAAGGCAAAGCCCTTCTTGAAAGGCTTCAAAATAATGAG AATCACTTTTCATGGGAGTGCTGGAATGCATTTTGTGAAACTCCACCAGACAATAATAATGCTTTTGACTGGACGAGTAAAACGTTGTTTACCAAAAACGGAGAAATG ACCGCCGATATGTTGGACCTAATGGCAAACACATCGTATGTTGTACGTGCCCGCTACAAGGCTCAAAACTTCAGTCCCAATCTTTGTTCACCAAACGTCTGGAGCGACTTCAGTTACTCAAACGTAACTAAAACTGAACCGATAAAGCCTGGTAAAACTGAAGTGGCAATGCTGTGGTTTGAGCATCCCACAG aGTTTGTGCAGAAATTTCTTGTACATGATGAGAGTTTTATTCTAGCCTGGAAAGAG GACAATAATCCTCGCTACAATTACAACCTGATTTCTGCTTATTCCTTAACTTTAAATTATAGCGG TGACAACAAAGCAAAGtcaaatgatttttcaaacTGTGCTGTTCAGTTCAAAGCAATGAATGAAATTGGCTCTTCGAAAGTGGAAACATGTGCTTTTGCTTCTG AGATGGCAGTTAAAGTGAATGCCTTTACCGTTTCTCCTTCCTCTGACACGTTGGCAGTGATTGATGTGGAATTGAGCTGTCAATCTTTTATAAACGAATCTTGGTTCCCGTGTTCTAATGCTACAGCAGTT ATAGAAGAACAATATTCATTGGTAGTCTTTTTCTGGCCAATAGGTGAGGGAGTGGTTCCAACAGAAAATCTAATACGTCAACCTTCACAAGTTAATATTTG GAAATCAGACAGCATTACCATCAATGTGACCATGCACAGCAAATCACTGAAAAAAGGAGCACTTACTGTGAG TGTGCATAAACCTGCAGAAGAATCACCCTTGCTATTAAGATATCCGAAACACACCAAGGATTCACCTGTGGACACAGAGTCAACTTTGCAGTTCAAATCAATAAGACTTGACAG CTACTATGGCAATCACTTTCGTGGAAACCTTTCTTACAACTTTACAAAACACAATCCGTATCAGTTTGCTGTCAGTCTGAAATCAAATGAAGCCATTGGTCCTGCTTCGTTGTCTGCGGATGGTTACATCTTCGGCACTCAAG CACCTAGCGGATCACCGAATAACGTAACCGTCAAAAAAGATTCCAGCATTGTAGAATGGCAACCGGTAGATCTGCAGCAGCAACACGGTCGCATAATTCAGTATCAAGTTTATATCTCAACCAAGGAAAATTGTGGGCGCTTCCCACAAAAGCTGATGGGCTACGAAAGTTGTGCTG aGGAGTGTCCAAAACCTGATGATGTAAAGCGCTTTGATGTAAGTCCTGCTGGAGGAAGGAAAAACATAATACAAAACTACATCATTCCAA ACGTGAAGGGTCACATAAGCAAGAGTATCAAGAATTCGACCCTAGTCGAGGGTAGACATTACATCAGAATATCAGCCAAAAATCAAGATGGTGAAGGTCCTTGTTCTGAAACTGTTCTGGGTTTTGTGAACAAATCGTCGGG TTATGGAGTTCCTGTTATTATTGTTGCTGTATTGGTCACCACGGCGGTCGTAGTCTCCATCACACTTTATATAAAAGATCGAAtaagtttcaaaaaattctttcCACCACCACCAACACCATCTATTGCTCGTTGTGTG ATATCGGACGACACCTTCAAGATTCTATCTCATCGAACTGTTGCTGAACAACTTGATTTAATTTCAGATGACCTATCCACTTGG GGGCCACCTCGTGGATATAGCGACGGAATACCTGACCGGTTAAATTTAGAAGGCAATA ATGCTGGCCAGGGATGTGCGCCTTACACGAGTATGGCAAAGACTCTGGAATCAACTCCGTTGggaaaaacagaaaactgtCAG GAACGTGATAAATCTTTGGAAGACTTCGATTGCGTAG AAAATTCTGAGGACGATGATAGTGACACCGAACATTCATCTCAGAATCGCGACAACTCTGGCAGTAGTGAAGGTTACACACATCCATGCTTTGACGAGTGCGCAAACTGTTGA
- the LOC143464692 gene encoding uncharacterized protein LOC143464692 isoform X3, which produces MDIYHFVIVLASALNGGQSEVDPYTLAVAPGQNFSFTCKTRRRHPSEDIEWQLIQPYNSVIQLGKNFTKIAEKKEDGTLYKTGQITCRLAETENDTVNTIYCLNNAAVWKKKSWKNFFNPPKQVVLRVECFQSIISNANLHIRLLPKPPSLSCLILDGNELHCRWRDQGNETHYTLIYHTTEIGYQQTHFEACNGTRDTSCVVKFDKDQLEILKLFYYMRLNITLEATNLVGSNSTSMNCYPAAIPSAPKGIVLRSKYYADEREVDLSLGLKTSSQYSILEGNYQYLHVGDDNQGKALLERLQNNENHFSWECWNAFCETPPDNNNAFDWTSKTLFTKNGEMTADMLDLMANTSYVVRARYKAQNFSPNLCSPNVWSDFSYSNVTKTEPIKPGKTEVAMLWFEHPTEFVQKFLVHDESFILAWKEDNNPRYNYNLISAYSLTLNYSGDNKAKSNDFSNCAVQFKAMNEIGSSKVETCAFASEMAVKVNAFTVSPSSDTLAVIDVELSCQSFINESWFPCSNATAVIEEQYSLVVFFWPIGEGVVPTENLIRQPSQVNIWKSDSITINVTMHSKSLKKGALTVSVHKPAEESPLLLRYPKHTKDSPVDTESTLQFKSIRLDSYYGNHFRGNLSYNFTKHNPYQFAVSLKSNEAIGPASLSADGYIFGTQAPSGSPNNVTVKKDSSIVEWQPVDLQQQHGRIIQYQVYISTKENCGRFPQKLMGYESCAEECPKPDDVKRFDVSPAGGRKNIIQNYIIPNVKGHISKSIKNSTLVEGRHYIRISAKNQDGEGPCSETVLGFVNKSSGYGVPVIIVAVLVTTAVVVSITLYIKDRISFKKFFPPPPTPSIARCVGPPRGYSDGIPDRLNLEGNNAGQGCAPYTSMAKTLESTPLGKTENCQERDKSLEDFDCVENSEDDDSDTEHSSQNRDNSGSSEGYTHPCFDECANC; this is translated from the exons ATGGATATTTATCATTTCGTCATCGTGCTAGCATCAGCGTTGAACGGGG gTCAATCTGAGGTTGATCCATACACTCTTGCCGTAGCTCCCGGCCAAAATTTTTCCTTCACATGCAAAACAAGGCGACGTCATCCCAGCGAG GACATCGAATGGCAGCTTATTCAACCCTATAATAGCGTCATACAACTAGGCaagaattttacaaaaattgcagaaaaaaagGAAGACGGAACTTTATATAAGACTGGACAG ATAACCTGTCGACTGGCTGAGACTGAAAATGACACAGTGAATACGATTTATTGTTTAAACAATGCAGCAGTGTGGAAAAAG AAATCCTGGAAAAATTTCTTCAATCCCCCAAAACAAGTTGTCTTGCGGGTTGAATGCTTCCAATCTATCATATCAAATGCTAACTTACATATCAGAC ttttaccaAAACCTCCGAGTCTGTCTTGTTTGATACTTGATGGCAACGAGCTTCACTGCAGATGGAGAGACCAAGGCAACGAAACTCATTACACTTTGATTTATCACACAACTGAAAT CGGATATCAACAGACGCATTTTGAAGCTTGTAATGGAACACGGGACACTTCTTGTGTTGTAAAGTTTGACAAGGACCAGCTTGAAATccttaaattgttttactACATGAGATTGAATATCACACTGGAAGCCACCAACCTTGTGGGGTCAAACAGTACCTCCATGAACTGTTATCCAGCAG CAATTCCCAGTGCACCTAAAGGAATCGTGCTACGCAGCAAATATTATGCTGATGAGCGTGAGGTGGATCTATCTTTGGGATTAAAAACATCTTCACAATATAGTATCTTGGAAGGAAATTATCaa TATCTTCATGTTGGTGATGACAACCAAGGCAAAGCCCTTCTTGAAAGGCTTCAAAATAATGAG AATCACTTTTCATGGGAGTGCTGGAATGCATTTTGTGAAACTCCACCAGACAATAATAATGCTTTTGACTGGACGAGTAAAACGTTGTTTACCAAAAACGGAGAAATG ACCGCCGATATGTTGGACCTAATGGCAAACACATCGTATGTTGTACGTGCCCGCTACAAGGCTCAAAACTTCAGTCCCAATCTTTGTTCACCAAACGTCTGGAGCGACTTCAGTTACTCAAACGTAACTAAAACTGAACCGATAAAGCCTGGTAAAACTGAAGTGGCAATGCTGTGGTTTGAGCATCCCACAG aGTTTGTGCAGAAATTTCTTGTACATGATGAGAGTTTTATTCTAGCCTGGAAAGAG GACAATAATCCTCGCTACAATTACAACCTGATTTCTGCTTATTCCTTAACTTTAAATTATAGCGG TGACAACAAAGCAAAGtcaaatgatttttcaaacTGTGCTGTTCAGTTCAAAGCAATGAATGAAATTGGCTCTTCGAAAGTGGAAACATGTGCTTTTGCTTCTG AGATGGCAGTTAAAGTGAATGCCTTTACCGTTTCTCCTTCCTCTGACACGTTGGCAGTGATTGATGTGGAATTGAGCTGTCAATCTTTTATAAACGAATCTTGGTTCCCGTGTTCTAATGCTACAGCAGTT ATAGAAGAACAATATTCATTGGTAGTCTTTTTCTGGCCAATAGGTGAGGGAGTGGTTCCAACAGAAAATCTAATACGTCAACCTTCACAAGTTAATATTTG GAAATCAGACAGCATTACCATCAATGTGACCATGCACAGCAAATCACTGAAAAAAGGAGCACTTACTGTGAG TGTGCATAAACCTGCAGAAGAATCACCCTTGCTATTAAGATATCCGAAACACACCAAGGATTCACCTGTGGACACAGAGTCAACTTTGCAGTTCAAATCAATAAGACTTGACAG CTACTATGGCAATCACTTTCGTGGAAACCTTTCTTACAACTTTACAAAACACAATCCGTATCAGTTTGCTGTCAGTCTGAAATCAAATGAAGCCATTGGTCCTGCTTCGTTGTCTGCGGATGGTTACATCTTCGGCACTCAAG CACCTAGCGGATCACCGAATAACGTAACCGTCAAAAAAGATTCCAGCATTGTAGAATGGCAACCGGTAGATCTGCAGCAGCAACACGGTCGCATAATTCAGTATCAAGTTTATATCTCAACCAAGGAAAATTGTGGGCGCTTCCCACAAAAGCTGATGGGCTACGAAAGTTGTGCTG aGGAGTGTCCAAAACCTGATGATGTAAAGCGCTTTGATGTAAGTCCTGCTGGAGGAAGGAAAAACATAATACAAAACTACATCATTCCAA ACGTGAAGGGTCACATAAGCAAGAGTATCAAGAATTCGACCCTAGTCGAGGGTAGACATTACATCAGAATATCAGCCAAAAATCAAGATGGTGAAGGTCCTTGTTCTGAAACTGTTCTGGGTTTTGTGAACAAATCGTCGGG TTATGGAGTTCCTGTTATTATTGTTGCTGTATTGGTCACCACGGCGGTCGTAGTCTCCATCACACTTTATATAAAAGATCGAAtaagtttcaaaaaattctttcCACCACCACCAACACCATCTATTGCTCGTTGTGTG GGGCCACCTCGTGGATATAGCGACGGAATACCTGACCGGTTAAATTTAGAAGGCAATA ATGCTGGCCAGGGATGTGCGCCTTACACGAGTATGGCAAAGACTCTGGAATCAACTCCGTTGggaaaaacagaaaactgtCAG GAACGTGATAAATCTTTGGAAGACTTCGATTGCGTAG AAAATTCTGAGGACGATGATAGTGACACCGAACATTCATCTCAGAATCGCGACAACTCTGGCAGTAGTGAAGGTTACACACATCCATGCTTTGACGAGTGCGCAAACTGTTGA
- the LOC143464692 gene encoding uncharacterized protein LOC143464692 isoform X1: protein MDIYHFVIVLASALNGGQSEVDPYTLAVAPGQNFSFTCKTRRRHPSEDIEWQLIQPYNSVIQLGKNFTKIAEKKEDGTLYKTGQITCRLAETENDTVNTIYCLNNAAVWKKKSWKNFFNPPKQVVLRVECFQSIISNANLHIRLLPKPPSLSCLILDGNELHCRWRDQGNETHYTLIYHTTEIGYQQTHFEACNGTRDTSCVVKFDKDQLEILKLFYYMRLNITLEATNLVGSNSTSMNCYPAAIPSAPKGIVLRSKYYADEREVDLSLGLKTSSQYSILEGNYQYLHVGDDNQGKALLERLQNNENHFSWECWNAFCETPPDNNNAFDWTSKTLFTKNGEMTADMLDLMANTSYVVRARYKAQNFSPNLCSPNVWSDFSYSNVTKTEPIKPGKTEVAMLWFEHPTEFVQKFLVHDESFILAWKEDNNPRYNYNLISAYSLTLNYSGDNKAKSNDFSNCAVQFKAMNEIGSSKVETCAFASEMAVKVNAFTVSPSSDTLAVIDVELSCQSFINESWFPCSNATAVIEEQYSLVVFFWPIGEGVVPTENLIRQPSQVNIWKSDSITINVTMHSKSLKKGALTVSVHKPAEESPLLLRYPKHTKDSPVDTESTLQFKSIRLDSYYGNHFRGNLSYNFTKHNPYQFAVSLKSNEAIGPASLSADGYIFGTQAPSGSPNNVTVKKDSSIVEWQPVDLQQQHGRIIQYQVYISTKENCGRFPQKLMGYESCAEECPKPDDVKRFDVSPAGGRKNIIQNYIIPNVKGHISKSIKNSTLVEGRHYIRISAKNQDGEGPCSETVLGFVNKSSGYGVPVIIVAVLVTTAVVVSITLYIKDRISFKKFFPPPPTPSIARCVISDDTFKILSHRTVAEQLDLISDDLSTWGPPRGYSDGIPDRLNLEGNNAGQGCAPYTSMAKTLESTPLGKTENCQERDKSLEDFDCVENSEDDDSDTEHSSQNRDNSGSSEGYTHPCFDECANC, encoded by the exons ATGGATATTTATCATTTCGTCATCGTGCTAGCATCAGCGTTGAACGGGG gTCAATCTGAGGTTGATCCATACACTCTTGCCGTAGCTCCCGGCCAAAATTTTTCCTTCACATGCAAAACAAGGCGACGTCATCCCAGCGAG GACATCGAATGGCAGCTTATTCAACCCTATAATAGCGTCATACAACTAGGCaagaattttacaaaaattgcagaaaaaaagGAAGACGGAACTTTATATAAGACTGGACAG ATAACCTGTCGACTGGCTGAGACTGAAAATGACACAGTGAATACGATTTATTGTTTAAACAATGCAGCAGTGTGGAAAAAG AAATCCTGGAAAAATTTCTTCAATCCCCCAAAACAAGTTGTCTTGCGGGTTGAATGCTTCCAATCTATCATATCAAATGCTAACTTACATATCAGAC ttttaccaAAACCTCCGAGTCTGTCTTGTTTGATACTTGATGGCAACGAGCTTCACTGCAGATGGAGAGACCAAGGCAACGAAACTCATTACACTTTGATTTATCACACAACTGAAAT CGGATATCAACAGACGCATTTTGAAGCTTGTAATGGAACACGGGACACTTCTTGTGTTGTAAAGTTTGACAAGGACCAGCTTGAAATccttaaattgttttactACATGAGATTGAATATCACACTGGAAGCCACCAACCTTGTGGGGTCAAACAGTACCTCCATGAACTGTTATCCAGCAG CAATTCCCAGTGCACCTAAAGGAATCGTGCTACGCAGCAAATATTATGCTGATGAGCGTGAGGTGGATCTATCTTTGGGATTAAAAACATCTTCACAATATAGTATCTTGGAAGGAAATTATCaa TATCTTCATGTTGGTGATGACAACCAAGGCAAAGCCCTTCTTGAAAGGCTTCAAAATAATGAG AATCACTTTTCATGGGAGTGCTGGAATGCATTTTGTGAAACTCCACCAGACAATAATAATGCTTTTGACTGGACGAGTAAAACGTTGTTTACCAAAAACGGAGAAATG ACCGCCGATATGTTGGACCTAATGGCAAACACATCGTATGTTGTACGTGCCCGCTACAAGGCTCAAAACTTCAGTCCCAATCTTTGTTCACCAAACGTCTGGAGCGACTTCAGTTACTCAAACGTAACTAAAACTGAACCGATAAAGCCTGGTAAAACTGAAGTGGCAATGCTGTGGTTTGAGCATCCCACAG aGTTTGTGCAGAAATTTCTTGTACATGATGAGAGTTTTATTCTAGCCTGGAAAGAG GACAATAATCCTCGCTACAATTACAACCTGATTTCTGCTTATTCCTTAACTTTAAATTATAGCGG TGACAACAAAGCAAAGtcaaatgatttttcaaacTGTGCTGTTCAGTTCAAAGCAATGAATGAAATTGGCTCTTCGAAAGTGGAAACATGTGCTTTTGCTTCTG AGATGGCAGTTAAAGTGAATGCCTTTACCGTTTCTCCTTCCTCTGACACGTTGGCAGTGATTGATGTGGAATTGAGCTGTCAATCTTTTATAAACGAATCTTGGTTCCCGTGTTCTAATGCTACAGCAGTT ATAGAAGAACAATATTCATTGGTAGTCTTTTTCTGGCCAATAGGTGAGGGAGTGGTTCCAACAGAAAATCTAATACGTCAACCTTCACAAGTTAATATTTG GAAATCAGACAGCATTACCATCAATGTGACCATGCACAGCAAATCACTGAAAAAAGGAGCACTTACTGTGAG TGTGCATAAACCTGCAGAAGAATCACCCTTGCTATTAAGATATCCGAAACACACCAAGGATTCACCTGTGGACACAGAGTCAACTTTGCAGTTCAAATCAATAAGACTTGACAG CTACTATGGCAATCACTTTCGTGGAAACCTTTCTTACAACTTTACAAAACACAATCCGTATCAGTTTGCTGTCAGTCTGAAATCAAATGAAGCCATTGGTCCTGCTTCGTTGTCTGCGGATGGTTACATCTTCGGCACTCAAG CACCTAGCGGATCACCGAATAACGTAACCGTCAAAAAAGATTCCAGCATTGTAGAATGGCAACCGGTAGATCTGCAGCAGCAACACGGTCGCATAATTCAGTATCAAGTTTATATCTCAACCAAGGAAAATTGTGGGCGCTTCCCACAAAAGCTGATGGGCTACGAAAGTTGTGCTG aGGAGTGTCCAAAACCTGATGATGTAAAGCGCTTTGATGTAAGTCCTGCTGGAGGAAGGAAAAACATAATACAAAACTACATCATTCCAA ACGTGAAGGGTCACATAAGCAAGAGTATCAAGAATTCGACCCTAGTCGAGGGTAGACATTACATCAGAATATCAGCCAAAAATCAAGATGGTGAAGGTCCTTGTTCTGAAACTGTTCTGGGTTTTGTGAACAAATCGTCGGG TTATGGAGTTCCTGTTATTATTGTTGCTGTATTGGTCACCACGGCGGTCGTAGTCTCCATCACACTTTATATAAAAGATCGAAtaagtttcaaaaaattctttcCACCACCACCAACACCATCTATTGCTCGTTGTGTG ATATCGGACGACACCTTCAAGATTCTATCTCATCGAACTGTTGCTGAACAACTTGATTTAATTTCAGATGACCTATCCACTTGG GGGCCACCTCGTGGATATAGCGACGGAATACCTGACCGGTTAAATTTAGAAGGCAATA ATGCTGGCCAGGGATGTGCGCCTTACACGAGTATGGCAAAGACTCTGGAATCAACTCCGTTGggaaaaacagaaaactgtCAG GAACGTGATAAATCTTTGGAAGACTTCGATTGCGTAG AAAATTCTGAGGACGATGATAGTGACACCGAACATTCATCTCAGAATCGCGACAACTCTGGCAGTAGTGAAGGTTACACACATCCATGCTTTGACGAGTGCGCAAACTGTTGA
- the LOC143464692 gene encoding uncharacterized protein LOC143464692 isoform X4 yields MDIYHFVIVLASALNGGQSEVDPYTLAVAPGQNFSFTCKTRRRHPSEDIEWQLIQPYNSVIQLGKNFTKIAEKKEDGTLYKTGQITCRLAETENDTVNTIYCLNNAAVWKKKSWKNFFNPPKQVVLRVECFQSIISNANLHIRLLPKPPSLSCLILDGNELHCRWRDQGNETHYTLIYHTTEIGYQQTHFEACNGTRDTSCVVKFDKDQLEILKLFYYMRLNITLEATNLVGSNSTSMNCYPAAIPSAPKGIVLRSKYYADEREVDLSLGLKTSSQYSILEGNYQYLHVGDDNQGKALLERLQNNENHFSWECWNAFCETPPDNNNAFDWTSKTLFTKNGEMTADMLDLMANTSYVVRARYKAQNFSPNLCSPNVWSDFSYSNVTKTEPIKPGKTEVAMLWFEHPTEFVQKFLVHDESFILAWKEDNNPRYNYNLISAYSLTLNYSGDNKAKSNDFSNCAVQFKAMNEIGSSKVETCAFASEMAVKVNAFTVSPSSDTLAVIDVELSCQSFINESWFPCSNATAVIEEQYSLVVFFWPIGEGVVPTENLIRQPSQVNIWKSDSITINVTMHSKSLKKGALTVSVHKPAEESPLLLRYPKHTKDSPVDTESTLQFKSIRLDSYYGNHFRGNLSYNFTKHNPYQFAVSLKSNEAIGPASLSADGYIFGTQAPSGSPNNVTVKKDSSIVEWQPVDLQQQHGRIIQYQVYISTKENCGRFPQKLMGYESCAEECPKPDDVKRFDVSPAGGRKNIIQNYIIPSIEENLYITT; encoded by the exons ATGGATATTTATCATTTCGTCATCGTGCTAGCATCAGCGTTGAACGGGG gTCAATCTGAGGTTGATCCATACACTCTTGCCGTAGCTCCCGGCCAAAATTTTTCCTTCACATGCAAAACAAGGCGACGTCATCCCAGCGAG GACATCGAATGGCAGCTTATTCAACCCTATAATAGCGTCATACAACTAGGCaagaattttacaaaaattgcagaaaaaaagGAAGACGGAACTTTATATAAGACTGGACAG ATAACCTGTCGACTGGCTGAGACTGAAAATGACACAGTGAATACGATTTATTGTTTAAACAATGCAGCAGTGTGGAAAAAG AAATCCTGGAAAAATTTCTTCAATCCCCCAAAACAAGTTGTCTTGCGGGTTGAATGCTTCCAATCTATCATATCAAATGCTAACTTACATATCAGAC ttttaccaAAACCTCCGAGTCTGTCTTGTTTGATACTTGATGGCAACGAGCTTCACTGCAGATGGAGAGACCAAGGCAACGAAACTCATTACACTTTGATTTATCACACAACTGAAAT CGGATATCAACAGACGCATTTTGAAGCTTGTAATGGAACACGGGACACTTCTTGTGTTGTAAAGTTTGACAAGGACCAGCTTGAAATccttaaattgttttactACATGAGATTGAATATCACACTGGAAGCCACCAACCTTGTGGGGTCAAACAGTACCTCCATGAACTGTTATCCAGCAG CAATTCCCAGTGCACCTAAAGGAATCGTGCTACGCAGCAAATATTATGCTGATGAGCGTGAGGTGGATCTATCTTTGGGATTAAAAACATCTTCACAATATAGTATCTTGGAAGGAAATTATCaa TATCTTCATGTTGGTGATGACAACCAAGGCAAAGCCCTTCTTGAAAGGCTTCAAAATAATGAG AATCACTTTTCATGGGAGTGCTGGAATGCATTTTGTGAAACTCCACCAGACAATAATAATGCTTTTGACTGGACGAGTAAAACGTTGTTTACCAAAAACGGAGAAATG ACCGCCGATATGTTGGACCTAATGGCAAACACATCGTATGTTGTACGTGCCCGCTACAAGGCTCAAAACTTCAGTCCCAATCTTTGTTCACCAAACGTCTGGAGCGACTTCAGTTACTCAAACGTAACTAAAACTGAACCGATAAAGCCTGGTAAAACTGAAGTGGCAATGCTGTGGTTTGAGCATCCCACAG aGTTTGTGCAGAAATTTCTTGTACATGATGAGAGTTTTATTCTAGCCTGGAAAGAG GACAATAATCCTCGCTACAATTACAACCTGATTTCTGCTTATTCCTTAACTTTAAATTATAGCGG TGACAACAAAGCAAAGtcaaatgatttttcaaacTGTGCTGTTCAGTTCAAAGCAATGAATGAAATTGGCTCTTCGAAAGTGGAAACATGTGCTTTTGCTTCTG AGATGGCAGTTAAAGTGAATGCCTTTACCGTTTCTCCTTCCTCTGACACGTTGGCAGTGATTGATGTGGAATTGAGCTGTCAATCTTTTATAAACGAATCTTGGTTCCCGTGTTCTAATGCTACAGCAGTT ATAGAAGAACAATATTCATTGGTAGTCTTTTTCTGGCCAATAGGTGAGGGAGTGGTTCCAACAGAAAATCTAATACGTCAACCTTCACAAGTTAATATTTG GAAATCAGACAGCATTACCATCAATGTGACCATGCACAGCAAATCACTGAAAAAAGGAGCACTTACTGTGAG TGTGCATAAACCTGCAGAAGAATCACCCTTGCTATTAAGATATCCGAAACACACCAAGGATTCACCTGTGGACACAGAGTCAACTTTGCAGTTCAAATCAATAAGACTTGACAG CTACTATGGCAATCACTTTCGTGGAAACCTTTCTTACAACTTTACAAAACACAATCCGTATCAGTTTGCTGTCAGTCTGAAATCAAATGAAGCCATTGGTCCTGCTTCGTTGTCTGCGGATGGTTACATCTTCGGCACTCAAG CACCTAGCGGATCACCGAATAACGTAACCGTCAAAAAAGATTCCAGCATTGTAGAATGGCAACCGGTAGATCTGCAGCAGCAACACGGTCGCATAATTCAGTATCAAGTTTATATCTCAACCAAGGAAAATTGTGGGCGCTTCCCACAAAAGCTGATGGGCTACGAAAGTTGTGCTG aGGAGTGTCCAAAACCTGATGATGTAAAGCGCTTTGATGTAAGTCCTGCTGGAGGAAGGAAAAACATAATACAAAACTACATCATTCCAAGTATAGAAGAAAATCTGTATATTACA ACGTGA